Proteins encoded by one window of Culicoides brevitarsis isolate CSIRO-B50_1 chromosome 2, AGI_CSIRO_Cbre_v1, whole genome shotgun sequence:
- the LOC134829958 gene encoding signal-induced proliferation-associated 1-like protein 1 has protein sequence MSTSQPHLMPSSLSASTTTSSTAATMSTTNNNNHHQQQQQQQQIHRVTARQQAMNAVEYYNSNIHRVRVASGLARSSVHERHSYHTRNRLNSSGNRLLLPGGTQQSDNLYRSNSSLELVHDQSGGIEDSPRSHYLTGTLRREYGSHGSIDVIAASEKGTVGKKASENFFAMLQEYRPAVLGLQRNAATNGEKDDITDGSRATTEGSPKMKGKFHRLWPNSSSKHISHKQQQQQQVQQSSEDLMNSSVSSVCSVSAQSTVSSSADIEERQRRRAFAHYDCQSLTANLGYAAKLRGLLLARRRNTTTGASAAAMYNTRSSTPDGDSADEDAGDGQNNDLLENCPFFRNEIGGEDEREVSLTRMQNPVPPGQQRKAIHRPSLAYGVSLLECPVGEILWKQITCPFQRGPRPIEQVDHGARYYRNYFLGQEHQNYFGMDEQLGPVAISIKKEKVMPTTMDAQKENQNLFRLIVRTSELLTLRGSVLEEAIPNPRGPGKPCHIKEVLEYVAPEVQISALRLSVNTPQCEQQLLKLDEQGLTNKYKVGILYCRANQATEEDMYNNEDAGPAFVEFLETIGKRVRLKGFEHYKAGLDNKTDSTGTHSVYATYQDCEVMFHVSTMLPFTPNNRQQLLRKRHIGNDIVTIVFQEPGALPFSPKNIRSQFQHVFVIVRVVNPCSENTHYRVAVSRSKEVPVFGPPIRPGALYSRGKNFTDFLLAKIINAENAAHRSEKFATMATRTRQEYLKDLTTNYVTATMVETGQKFSIFPSKKKEKPKPRFSGDMSQRGAFCWQVVLHDHGQSTQVDCFLGISAETFVLIEECSRQIIFVTPCKSILGWSTNGNSLRVYHHQGECVTLNMRDSGERDEQLEVIERLRAVTNGCGALELSLRRNPMGQLGFHVQPDGVVTQVEMSGQAWIAGLRQGYRLVEICKVAVSTLSHDQMVDLLKTSAQVTVTVIESFSDYSPRRGCFLQNCKFNQLNMEGDYADLERCAVDKSSKTKTTPAIQQSSSNHYHRRRYERNFSPPRSSNSSGYGTGSSSRSFIENGVHHQNSSSNTKYVPDMGTLTSSSSGHSSNDERWYDVLEVPEESLPPTTNNNYHQRVHHANSVPTSVNNRPLSLHENRVYVKQPTMEYIPVHGPKGTDYIGSEVLLQSLHINENDGNTHQSSKNPSPQEEPIYNGSNKSVKDDDDHSSSPRLTRSATTNSIHFAKKSSSSSSSSRNNSPRPNVEAAKLRPGAANRNAAHHQRSSVNFANSTLQEDLIKLITGATSNDDNFHNGPIREEKPKKDIPNSHSLGNISLLQQQQHQVTVTNGQEEQISKNKSKSREEIQASEEVIFTTARPATVISTNKAPDLNKLVELAEEKLKMSPRKSLAQSMLKNGTSTNNNEGDALKLPHLPDINDLDWNTLVDTATRAIMQQSNGDHRSNGTSNHQQPHSHTGTPMHHGHTNGHDIYEEIHRDTNTPDSTSSLGNGNEPQMVSSTSLPELQTQVCHLSERVLREQRRRRSLEQAVRRLTEENRRLQDESQAAVQQLRRFTEWFFQTIDKQSQN, from the exons ATGTCTACATCACAACCACACCTAATGCCATCATCGTTATCCGCATCGACAACAACTTCATCGACGGCAGCGACAATGTCGACgactaacaacaacaatcatcatcagcagcagcagcaacaacaacaaattcatCGTGTAACGGCGCGCCAACAAGCCATGAATGCCGTGGAGTACTACAACAGCAACATTCATCGGGTCCGTGTCGCTTCTGGACTTGCACGGAGCTCCGTGCACGAGCGTCACAGCTACCACACGAGAAATCGTCTCAACAGCAGCGGAAATCGTCTTTTACTCCCAGGCGGGACACAACAGAGCGACAATTTGTACCGCAGTAACTCGAGTTTGGAGTTGGTTCATGACCAAAGTGGCGGCATTGAAGACAGTCCGCGATCTCATTATCTCACGGGAACCCTTCGACGTGAATACGGAAGTCACGGCAGCATCGACGTGATAGCAGCGAGCGAAAAAGGCACCGTCGGCAAAAAGGCAAGTGAGAATTTCTTCGCAATGTTGCAGGAATATCGTCCGGCGGTGCTCGGATTGCAACGAAATGCCGCGACAAATGGCGAAAAAGACGACATCACGGATGGAAGTCGCGCCACAACCGAAGGCAGTCCCAAGATGAAGGGAAAATTTCATCGTTTATGGCCAAATAGTAGCAGTAAACACATTAGCCATaagcaacaacagcagcagcaggtCCAACAAAGCTCCGAAGATCTCATGAACTCGAGCGTTTCGAGTGTTTGTTCCGTTTCGGCGCAAAGTACGGTCTCCAGTTCTGCTGATATTGAAGAACGGCAACGCCGGAGAGCTTTTGCGCATTACGATTGTCAGTCGTTAACAGCAAATTTGGGTTATGCAGCCAAATTAAGAGGATTATTGCTTGCCCGGCGACGAAATACGACCACAGGAGCGAGTGCAGCTGCCATGTACAACACCCGAAGCTCCACCCCGGACGGAGATAGTGCCGATGAGGATGCCGGCGATGGACAAAATAACGATCTCTTGGAAAATTGTCCCTTTTTCCGGAACGAAATTGGCGGCGAAGACGAACGCGAAGTCAGTCTCACGCGAATGCAGAATCCAGTGCCGCCCGGGCAACAAAGAAAAGCCATTCATCGTCCCTCCTTGGCTTACGGAGTGTCTTTGCTTGAATGTCCCGTCGGTGAAATCCTGTGGAAACAGATCACGTGTCCCTTCCAACGTGGTCCACGACCCATTGAGCAAGTTGATCATGGGGCACGTTACTACCGAAATTACTTCCTGGGTCAGGagcatcaaaattatttcggaATGGATGAGCAATTAGGTCCCGTTGCGATCAGTATCAAAAAGGAAAAGGTCATGCCGACTACGATGGATGCCCAGAAGGAAAATCAAAATCTTTTCCGATTAATTGTACGAACTTCGGAACTGTTGACACTTCGAGGCAGCGTCTTGGAAGAAGCAATTCCGAACCCACGTGGTCCTGGAAAGCCATGCCACATCAAAGAAGTGCTGGAATACGTAGCACCTGAAGTACAGATCTCCGCGTTGCGTTTAAGTGTCAACACGCCGCAATGCGAGCAACAATTACTGAAGCTGGATGAGCAAGGATTGACCAATAAATACAAAGTTGGGATCCTGTATTGCCGCGCGAACCAAGCCACCGAAGAAGACATGTACAATAACGAGGATGCGGGGCCCGCTTTCGTCGAATTTCTCGAAACGATCGGAAAACGCGTTCGTTTGAAGGGTTTCGAGCATTACAAAGCCGGACTCGATAATAAAACGGACTCCACTGGCACGCATTCCGTTTATGCCACGTATCAGGATTGCGAAGTGATGTTCCATGTATCAACCATGCTCCCTTTTACGCCAAACAATCGTCAACAATTGCTGCGAAAACGACACATTGGCAACGATATTGTCACGATCGTTTTCCAAGAGCCCGGGGCGTTGCCATTTTCTCCGAAAAACATTCGGAGTCAGTTCCAACACGTTTTTGTGATTGTTCGTGTCGTTAATCCCTGCTCGGAGAACACGCATTATCGCGTTGCGGTGTCCCGATCGAAGGAAGTGCCCGTTTTTGGTCCCCCAATCCGTCCTGGTGCTCTCTATTCGCGCGGTAAAAATTTCACGGATTTCCTGTTGGCGAAGATAATTAACGCAGAAAATGCGGCACATCGATCGGAAAAGTTCGCAACGATGGCAACGCGAACAAGGCAGGAATATTTGAAGGATCTCACGACGAATTATGTGACAGCGACGATGGTGGAGACCGGGCAGAAATTCTCCATTTTTCCGAGCAAGAAGAAGGAAAAGCCGAAACCGAGATTTTCGGGGGACATGAGTCAACGGGGAGCGTTTTGCTGGCAGGTGGTGTTGCATGATCACGGACAATCGACGCAAGTAGATTGTTTCTTGGGCATTTCGGCAGAGACGTTTGTCCTGATTGAGGAGTGTTCGCGACAAATTATCTTTGTTACGCCGTGCAAATCGATTCTGGGATGGTCCACGAACGGGAATTCGTTGAGAGTTTATCATCATCAAG GCGAATGCGTCACTCTCAATATGCGCGACTCTGGCGAACGCGACGAGCAACTTGAAGTCATCGAGCGATTACGTGCCGTCACCAACGGTTGTGGTGCCCTCGAACTGAGTCTCCGTCGCAATCCGATGGGCCAACTAGGATTTCACGTGCAACCCGATGGCGTCGTTACACAAGTCGAAATGTCCGGACAAGCCTGGATCGCAGGTCTCCGTCAAGGTTATCGTCTTGTCGAAATTTGCAAAGTTGCGGTATCGACTTTATCTCACGATCAAATGGTTGATTTGCTGAAAACGTCGGCGCAAGTGACTGTCACTGTGATTGAATCTTTTTCGGATTACTCGCCACGTCGCGGTTGTTTCTTGCAAAATTGCAAATTCAATCAGCTGAACATGGAAGGCGATTATGCGGATTTGGAACGATGTGCTGTGGATAAAAGTAGCAAGACGAAAACGACGCCAGCGATTCAGCAATCGTCATCGAATCATTATCATCGAAGGCGGTACGAGAGGAATTTCAGTCCACCGCGGTCGAGCAACAGTTCGGGATACGGAACGGGATCCAGTAGTCGTTCGTTTATCGAAAACGGAGTTCATCACCAAAATTCGAGCAGTAATACCAAATATGTGCCCGATATGGGGACCCTTACGAGCTCCTCCAGCGGTCATTCGTCGAACGACGAGCGATGGTACGACGTGCTAGAGGTCCCGGAAGAAAGTCTTCCGCCCACGACGAACAATAATTACCATCAACGCGTGCATCATGCCAATTCCGTGCCAACCAGCGTTAATAATCGTCCGTTATCGTTGCACGAAAATCGCGTTTATGTCAAGCAACCAACGATGGAGTACATTCCAGTGCATGGGCCCAAAGGCACGGACTACATCGGCAGCGAAGTGTTGCTCCAAAGCTTGCATATCAACGAAAATGACGGAAATACCCATCAATCCAGCAAAAATCCATCGCCACAAGAGGAGCCCATCTACAACGGCTCAAACAAAAGTGTCAAAGACGACGATGATCATTCGTCGTCGCCGCGTCTCACACGTTCCGCCACCACAAACAGCATCCATTTCGCCAAAAAATCATCCAGTTCATCGTCCAGTAGTCGTAACAACAGTCCGCGACCTAATGTAGAAGCTGCCAAATTGCGTCCTGGTGCCGCCAATCGCAATGCCGCACATCACCAACGAAGCAGTGTCAATTTCGCCAACAGCACATTGCAAGAGGATCTCATAAAACTGATCACGGGAGCCACGTCGAACGACGACAACTTCCACAACGGTCCAATTAGGGaagaaaaacccaaaaaagaCATTCCAAATAGTCACAGTTTGGGAAATATTAGTCtcttgcaacaacaacaacatcaagtCACCGTCACAAATGGCCAAGAagaacaaatttcgaaaaacaaGTCAAAATCACGCGAGGAAATTCAAGCGTCGGAAGAGGTGATTTTTACAACGGCTCGTCCCGCAACCGTCATTTCGACGAACAAGGCGCCGGATTTGAACAAATTGGTGGAATTGGCggaagaaaagttgaaaatgtcGCCAAGAAAGAGTTTGGCCCAAAGTATGTTGAAGAATGGCACGTCGACGAATAACAACGAAGGAGATGCCTTGAAACTGCCTCATTTGCCGGACATCAATGATCTTGATTGGAATACACTGGTTGATACTGCGACACGGGCAATCATGCAg caaTCAAACGGCGATCATCGTTCCAACGGCACCTCGAACCACCAACAACCTCACAGTCATACGGGCACTCCAATGCATCACGGACACACAAACGGGCACGATATTTACGAAGAAATCCATCGTGACACCAACACGCCCGACTCCACTTCATCACTCGGCAACGGCAACGAGCCACAAATGGTCTCCAGCACAAGTCTCCCGGAGCTTCAGACGCAAGTTTGTCACTTGTCGGAACGAGTGTTGCGCGAACAACGTCGTCGACGATCACTGGAACAAGCGGTCCGACGTCTCACGGAGGAAAATCGACGTTTGCAAGACGAAAGTCAAGCTGCTGTGCAACAATTACGAAGATTTACGGAATGGTTTTTCCAAACGATTGACAAACAGTcgcaaaattaa
- the LOC134832796 gene encoding uncharacterized protein LOC134832796: MSRLVHRLNLTFSRLSALRNIRKRSFSLQRPLNLKDKNFCSKLQVKTFRTSSALPQEIPIDYDGDIEPNILEFDEFFEENQELRYTLYPDNFTELQKLNEASSVEEILRVISEKSDSEITKEVVCQTVIVLWQTLKPQATEHYGPVQWRPKIEELNSIQKSVFMSPEMTRVLQKLQEFVEDGKLSFDEMSCCLMYLNKLGMQIRNPLQQKVIETFLDKFQAESDAVTMSAVSRFVVSIFSETGLYPYLTCIKIIPYLNDCLLRCTDREIIRFITICFLNLAGMIPDDMKHLYKSKVEELVKTGVLNDKTIKTNLKILLYLYDPEWTIDNTKLTRDLILLTQQEVPTLTAKQIFYLFKHIRSSCEPWNFIPEIVKRAKELMTTTPCPELISCLTLEMLPDRQKALAMELKSSANDLLESPTNFLMFFYVLRQLKKVDTDLCYQFWDRIVQFIESNAENLDISNTFRQIHRYMHFNSNFSGTFRHKKFEKTILDFLYHDIQHGTTALMPSPFSRATAFIVAYSNIFTADKELGNYVLEKMEDMWEQFNIYDCLQMSKGVQIAYGLRYKNYISASEAPYLLKFEEILNKCAERHLALPHLSITDVGFILKSFNKRKCSRKNNMFQKIITKFDEVVATSELSSRIIREVCVNLIVSSYRSPGLFDKIIEYICRNSEYVGALTLEKVLWYFYTIGYSPVNEEFFAVANKILKRDFDFLSSLMIIQSCLALTYMKALDKDMISHVFNINFIKRVEEEIQNCYNKARYPDRVQNYLMELNRAVCLHYPEANVPWFQQNYIEAQMAKEPNYQTRFSSDVKKELLELVKNPSHLKQSLVTPYGYRIDYVLYLNDKKEFIAPPPIEDQKILEKVTKLAIVPLLPKAFCENSTDLKGSEALKKYHLEVLGYKVVVLMHRDWYSMYLNLPGARQEYLKRLLGVS; the protein is encoded by the exons ATGTCACGCCTGGTTCATCGCCTAAATTTAACCTTTTCGAGACTTTCTGCCCTGAGGAACATTCGGAAACGCAGTTTCTCCCTACAAAGACCACTAAAccttaaagacaaaaatttctgcAGCAAACTCCAAGTAAAAACATTTCGCACAAGTTCTGCTCTACCGCAAGAAATACCGATCGACTATGACGGCGACATTGAACCAAATATTCTGgaatttgacgaatttttcgaagaaaatcaGGAACTTCGTTACACTTTGTATCCCGACAATTTTACGGAACtccaaaaattgaatgaagcTAGTTCAGTGGAGGAAATTTTACGagtaatttctgaaaaaagcGACTCGGAAATCACCAAAGAAGTCGTTTGTCAGACAGTTATCGTGCTCTGGCAAACCCTGAAACCCCAAGCAACCGAACATTATGGACCGGTTCAATGGAGGCCGAAAATAGAAGAGCTCAATTCCATCCAAAAATCAGTATTTATGTCGCCGGAAATGACGAGAGTGTTGCAAAAGTTGCAAGAATTCGTAGAAGATGGAAAATTATCGTTTGATGAAATGAGTTGTTGTCtcat gtatttgAACAAACTAGGCATGCAAATCCGCAATCCTTTACAGCAAAAAGTCATCGAAACATTTCTCGACAAATTTCAAGCTGAATCTGATGCTGTAACAATGTCCGCTGTATCTCGCTTCGTCGTTTCGATATTTTCCGAGACCGGGCTCTATCCGTACTTAACCTGCATCAAAATTATTCCGTATCTCAACGATTGTCTTTTACGGTGTACCGACCGAGAAATTATTCGTTTCATCACAATTTGCTTCCTGAACCTCGCTGGAATGATTCCCGACGACATGAAACACTTGTACAAGTCAAAAGTCGAGGAACTCGTGAAAACCGGCGTCCTAAATGACAAAAcgatcaaaacaaatttaaaaatcctgCTTTACTTGTACGATCCCGAATGGACAATCGATAATACGAAGCTAACACGTGACTTAATCCTGTTGACGCAACAGGAAGTGCCCACTTTGACAGCCAAACAGatcttttatttgttcaaacatATCCGAAGTAGTTGTGAACCGTGGAATTTCATACCGGAAATCGTGAAACGAGCCAAAGAATTGATGACAACGACGCCATGCCCTgaattaatttcttgtttgACGCTGGAAATGTTGCCGGACCGCCAAAAAGCGCTCGCCATGGAACTCAAGTCATCCGCGAACGACTTGCTGGAGAGTCCgacgaattttttgatgtttttctacGTGTTGCGACAACTGAAAAAAGTCGATACGGACTTGTGTTACCAGTTTTGGGACCGAATTGTGCAATTTATCGAATCAAATGCGGAAAATTTGGACATTTCAAACACATTCCGGCAAATTCATCGTTACATGCATTTCAACAGCAACTTTAGCGGGACCTTTCGgcacaaaaaattcgaaaaaacaattttggattttttgtatCACGATATTCAGCATGGCACGACAGCATTGATGCCGTCACCGTTTTCACGAGCAACGGCCTTTATTGTCGCatattcgaatatttttacgGCGGACAAGGAATTGGGCAATTATGTATTGGAGAAAATGGAAGATATGTGGGAGCAGTTTAACATCTACGATTGTCTGCAGATGTCTAAAGGAGTCCAAATCGCGTACGGATTGcgatacaaaaattacatttccgCATCGGAAGCGCCGTATCTCCTGAAATTCgaggaaattttgaacaaatgtgCCGAACGACATTTGGCACTGCCGCATCTAAGCATCACTGACGTCGGTTTCATCCTGAAATCCTTCAACAAGAGAAAATGTTCGCGAAAAAATAACatgttccaaaaaataatcaccAAATTTGACGAAGTTGTTGCCACAAGTGAACTCAGTTCGCGCATCATCCGCGAAGTTTGTGTCAATCTAATTGTCTCCTCGTATCGCTCACCTGGtcttttcgacaaaatcatCGAATACATTTGTCGGAACAGTGAATACGTGGGTGCTCTAACGCTCGAAAAAGTGTTGTGGTATTTTTATACGATCGGATATTCGCCTGTAAATGAGGAATTTTTTGCCGTTGCAAACAAAATTCTCAAACgtgattttgactttttgtctAGTCTGATGATAATTCAGTCGTGTCTCGCACTCACCTATATGAAGGCACTGGATAAGGACATGATTTCGCatgtttttaacataaatttcataaaacgcGTCGAAgaggaaattcaaaattgttaCAATAAGGCGAGGTATCCCGATCGAGTGCAAAATTACTTGATGGAGCTAAATAGAGCGGTGTGTCTGCATTATCCGGAAGCGAATGTTCCGTGGTTTCAGCAGAATTATATCGAAGCACAAATGGCAAAAG aACCAAATTATCAGACGAGATTCAGTTCCGATGTGAAAAAAGAACTGCTTGAACTCGTCAAAAATCCAAGTCACTTGAAGCAGAGTCTTGTTACTCCTTACGGATATCGG atcgacTATGTGCTTTATTTGAATGACAAAAAGGAGTTTATTGCACCACCACCAATTgaagaccaaaaaattttagaaaaagttaCAAA attagCCATCGTGCCTCTTCTACCGAAAGCCTTTTGCGAAAATTCCACAGATCTCAAAGGCAGCGAAGCACTCAAAAAGTACCATCTAGAGGTCTTAGGCTACAAAGTAGTTGTCCTTATGCACAGAGATTGGTATTCCATGTATCTAAATCTGCCGGGAGCGAGACAAGAATACCTCAAACGCTTGTTAGGAGTGTCATGA
- the LOC134832800 gene encoding polycomb group protein Pc-like, whose amino-acid sequence MDLGDPEDRVFAAERIIKKRMKGRKTEFLVKWKGWSQRHNTWEPEENILDQRLIDSFERQQRKSGKKFELVQKKKKALSTLLKRPLKDTKKQEESESEEDEKPSSSSQIKIKQELDKDESSDSSDDEVLCKKEVPAAPQPEAKRKAEVLSKESGKIGITIKTSPPSATPTSVVFAKEEKLKKEQTGTTDSSSAPEKKSEDSSDAKKIKLHSPSDNNKSSLATEKASNKPSVTPIVTPTTPVVPPLAIKTTKDEPKTSTMPPQSTTKEEKDTKPPFLPQNHQQQTQTKQDSHTATAPQPLPEPQTPAKQQQQHQPTVPPPPVVTPAAPTSPYHEFAAPRLWLPKFQLTDQIFITDVTVNSETATIRECKTEKGFFKERTAINSNQESIPVTQP is encoded by the exons ATGGATTTGGGCGATCCGGAAGACCGGGTTTTCGCGGCAGAGCGCATCATCAAGAAACGCATGAAGGGCCGCAAGACGGAATTTCTCGTAAAATGGAAAGGATGGAGTCAGAGGCACAACACCTGGGAGCCGGAAGAAAATATTCTCGATCAGAGGCTCATCGACAGCTTCGAACGGCAACAACGAAAGT cgggtaaaaagtttgaacttgttcaaaagaagaaaaaggcaTTAAGCACGCTGCTAAAGCGCCCCTTGAAGGACACAAAGAAGCAGGAAGAGAGCGAAAGTGAGGAAGACGAGAAACCAAGCTCAagttcacaaataaaaatcaaacaggAATTGGACAAAGACGAGTCGTCAGACAGCAGCGACGATGAAGTGCTTTGCAAGAAAGAAGTTCCCGCAGCTCCACAGCCCGAAGCAAAGAGAAAGGCCGAGGTTCTGTCAAAGGAATCCGGAAAAATtggaataacaataaaaacttCACCGCCATCGGCGACACCAACGTCAGTGGTGTTCGCAAAGgaagaaaaactcaaaaaagagCAAACTGGAACGACGGATTCGAGTTCGGCACCTGAGAAAAAATCCGAAGATTCGTcagatgcgaaaaaaataaaacttcattCACCTTCGGACAACAACAAATCGTCACTGGCAACGGAAAAAGCTTCAAATAAGCCATCCGTAACGCCGATCGTGACCCCAACGACACCCGTTGTTCCTCCCCTCGCGATAAAAACGACAAAAGATGAACCCAAAACGAGCACAATGCCACCACAAAGTACAACAAAGGaagaaaaagacacaaaaccGCCTTTCCTCCCGCAAAATCATCAGCAGCAAACTCAGACAAAGCAAGATTCTCACACCGCAACCGCACCACAACCGCTTCCCGAGCCACAAACGCCGGcaaagcagcaacaacagcacCAACCAACAGTACCGCCGCCACCTGTTGTGACGCCAGCTGCACCAACGTCGCCTTATCACGAGTTTGCCGCACCGCGATTGTGGCTGCCAAAGTTCCAACTAACGGACCAGATATTCATCACAGACGTGACAGTCAACTCGGAAACGGCCACCATACGAGAGTGTAAGACGGAGAAGGGATTCTTCAAGGAACGCACAGCCATCAACTCGAATCAAGAAAGTATTCCGGTGACACAACCGTAA